From a region of the Dunckerocampus dactyliophorus isolate RoL2022-P2 chromosome 20, RoL_Ddac_1.1, whole genome shotgun sequence genome:
- the grhl2b gene encoding grainyhead-like transcription factor 2b isoform X3, whose translation MMSINGDEDSANALGLLYDYYKVPKEKRLLPAPKVVEATEEQEKKSTLSSSGDMEALDNRVQVLKTVPVNLSLNTEQPDVKREQFAAAVALTSGEGGAPSVALVKAEGYAPVYMTGAGLHYRTDGEEPARVVYEQSPYEVTTVSHNSYAKEDQQSPPDSPFDEDRDAKYHTPSSLASDDFLFHQEGVDSFQYTLDATRSLRQKQGEGPMTYLNKGQFYAVTLNELSANKRLRHPISKVRSVIMVVFSEDKNRDEQLKYWKYWHSRQHTAKQRVLDIADYKESFNTIGNIEEIAYNAISFTWDVNEEAKIFITVNCLSTDFSSQKGVKGLPLMIQIDTYSYNNRSNKPLHRAYSQIKVFCDKGAERKIRDEERKLFRKKSKGKDGGVGVITVPKKSDTTYFKTMTDLEAQPVLFIPDVHFGNLQRAGQVFTFNTEEIEREGSVLVKRMFRPSDEDLCPSPQKQIKEETHKRVLLYVRKETDEVFDALMLKSPTLRGLMDAISEKYGVAAEKISKVYKKSKKGILVNMDDNIIEHYSNEDTFVLHLESHADAYKVTLTEI comes from the exons ATGATGAGCATCAACGGCGACGAGGACAGCGCCAACGCCTTGGGCTTGCTCTATGACTACTACAAG GTTCCCAAGGAAAAGAGACTCCTGCCTGCTCCCAAAGTTGTGGAAGCAACTGAAGAACAGGAGAAAAA GTCTACGTTGTCTAGCAGCGGCGACATGGAGGCCCTGGACAACCGCGTCCAGGTCCTCAAGACCGTCCCCGTCAACCTGTCGCTCAACACGGAGCAACCTGATGTCAAACGTGAGCAATTCGCAGCGGCTGTGGCGCTGACCTCCGGAGAAGGAGgcgcgccctccgtggcactgGTGAAGGCCGAGGGGTACGCCCCCGTGTACATGACGGGTGCCGGGCTCCATTACCGGACGGACGGGGAGGAGCCGGCCAGGGTGGTGTACGAGCAGAGTCCCTACGAGGTGACCACCGTCAGTCACAACTCCTACGCCAAGGAGGACCAGCAGAGCCCGCCGGACAGCCCGTTTGATGAGGACAGGGATGCG AAGTACCACACGCCTTCTTCTCTGGCGTCAGACGACTTCTTATTCCACCAGGAGGGAGT TGACAGCTTCCAGTACACACTGGACGCCACGCGTTCGCTACGCCAGAAGCAGGGCGAGGGCCCCATGACGTACCTGAACAAGGGGCAGTTCTACGCCGTGACGCTGAACGAGCTCAGCGCCAACAAGCGCCTGCGTCACCCCATCAGCAAAGTTCGG AGCGTAATCATGGTGGTGTTCAGCGAGGACAAGAACCGGGACGAGCAGCTTAAATATTGGAAGTACTGGCACTCCCGGCAGCACACGGCCAAGCAGAGGGTCCTGGACATCG CCGATTACAAAGAGAGCTTCAACACCATCGGCAACATCGAGGAAATCGCCTACAACGCCATCTCCTTCACCTGGGACGTGAACGAAGAGGCCAAG ATCTTCATCACAGTCAACTGCCTGAGCACGGACTTCTCGTCGCAGAAGGGCGTCAAGGGTCTTCCTCTGATGATTCAGATCGACACGTACAGCTACAACAACCGCAGCAACAAGCCGCTGCACAGGGCCTACTCGCAGATCAAAGTCTTTTGCGACAAG GGAGCTGAGCGCAAAATTAGAGACGAGGAGAGAAAACTATTCCGCAAGAAGTCGAAAG GTAAAGATGGAGGTGTAGGCGTGATAACAGTTCCCAAAAAGTCAGACACAACATATTTCAAGACCATGACTGACCTGGAAGCGCAGCCGGTCCTCTTCATCCCTGACGTCCACTTTGgcaacctgcagagggcaggacAG gtatTCACCTTCAACACAGAGGAGATCGAGCGAGAAGG GAGCGTGCTGGTGAAGAGAATGTTCAGGCCGTCGGATGAAGACTTGTGTCCGTCGCCGCAGAAACAGATCAAGGAGGAGACGCACAAGAGAG TGTTGCTGTACGTCCGCAAAGAGACAGACGAGGTGTTTGACGCGCTGATGCTCAAGTCCCCCACGCTCCGAGGCCTCATGGACGCG ataTCTGAGAAATACGGGGTGGCAGCCGAGAAGATCTCCAAAGTGtacaagaaaagcaaaaaagg cATCCTGGTCAACATGGATGACAACATCATCGAGCATTACTCCAACGAGGACACCTTCGTCCTTCACTTGGAGAGCCATGCCGACGCCTACAAGGTGACGCTGACGGAGATATGA
- the grhl2b gene encoding grainyhead-like transcription factor 2b isoform X1 → MPKYVSSRPEPTEHFWGILKWNAGRWSRASKRLVVVVPNESSFPAVRRAYTSEDEAWRSYLENPLTAATKAMMSINGDEDSANALGLLYDYYKVPKEKRLLPAPKVVEATEEQEKKSTLSSSGDMEALDNRVQVLKTVPVNLSLNTEQPDVKREQFAAAVALTSGEGGAPSVALVKAEGYAPVYMTGAGLHYRTDGEEPARVVYEQSPYEVTTVSHNSYAKEDQQSPPDSPFDEDRDAKYHTPSSLASDDFLFHQEGVDSFQYTLDATRSLRQKQGEGPMTYLNKGQFYAVTLNELSANKRLRHPISKVRSVIMVVFSEDKNRDEQLKYWKYWHSRQHTAKQRVLDIADYKESFNTIGNIEEIAYNAISFTWDVNEEAKIFITVNCLSTDFSSQKGVKGLPLMIQIDTYSYNNRSNKPLHRAYSQIKVFCDKGAERKIRDEERKLFRKKSKGKDGGVGVITVPKKSDTTYFKTMTDLEAQPVLFIPDVHFGNLQRAGQVFTFNTEEIEREGSVLVKRMFRPSDEDLCPSPQKQIKEETHKRVLLYVRKETDEVFDALMLKSPTLRGLMDAISEKYGVAAEKISKVYKKSKKGILVNMDDNIIEHYSNEDTFVLHLESHADAYKVTLTEI, encoded by the exons ATGCctaagtatgtctcctccagacctgaaccaaCCGAGCATTTctggggcatcctcaagtggaATGCGGGAAGGTGGAGCAgagcaag CAAGCgtctggtggtggtggtccccAACGAGAGTTCCTTCCCGGCCGTGCGGCGGGCCTACACCAGTGAGGATGAGGCGTGGCGGTCGTACCTGGAGAACCCGCTGACGGCCGCCACCAAGGCCATGATGAGCATCAACGGCGACGAGGACAGCGCCAACGCCTTGGGCTTGCTCTATGACTACTACAAG GTTCCCAAGGAAAAGAGACTCCTGCCTGCTCCCAAAGTTGTGGAAGCAACTGAAGAACAGGAGAAAAA GTCTACGTTGTCTAGCAGCGGCGACATGGAGGCCCTGGACAACCGCGTCCAGGTCCTCAAGACCGTCCCCGTCAACCTGTCGCTCAACACGGAGCAACCTGATGTCAAACGTGAGCAATTCGCAGCGGCTGTGGCGCTGACCTCCGGAGAAGGAGgcgcgccctccgtggcactgGTGAAGGCCGAGGGGTACGCCCCCGTGTACATGACGGGTGCCGGGCTCCATTACCGGACGGACGGGGAGGAGCCGGCCAGGGTGGTGTACGAGCAGAGTCCCTACGAGGTGACCACCGTCAGTCACAACTCCTACGCCAAGGAGGACCAGCAGAGCCCGCCGGACAGCCCGTTTGATGAGGACAGGGATGCG AAGTACCACACGCCTTCTTCTCTGGCGTCAGACGACTTCTTATTCCACCAGGAGGGAGT TGACAGCTTCCAGTACACACTGGACGCCACGCGTTCGCTACGCCAGAAGCAGGGCGAGGGCCCCATGACGTACCTGAACAAGGGGCAGTTCTACGCCGTGACGCTGAACGAGCTCAGCGCCAACAAGCGCCTGCGTCACCCCATCAGCAAAGTTCGG AGCGTAATCATGGTGGTGTTCAGCGAGGACAAGAACCGGGACGAGCAGCTTAAATATTGGAAGTACTGGCACTCCCGGCAGCACACGGCCAAGCAGAGGGTCCTGGACATCG CCGATTACAAAGAGAGCTTCAACACCATCGGCAACATCGAGGAAATCGCCTACAACGCCATCTCCTTCACCTGGGACGTGAACGAAGAGGCCAAG ATCTTCATCACAGTCAACTGCCTGAGCACGGACTTCTCGTCGCAGAAGGGCGTCAAGGGTCTTCCTCTGATGATTCAGATCGACACGTACAGCTACAACAACCGCAGCAACAAGCCGCTGCACAGGGCCTACTCGCAGATCAAAGTCTTTTGCGACAAG GGAGCTGAGCGCAAAATTAGAGACGAGGAGAGAAAACTATTCCGCAAGAAGTCGAAAG GTAAAGATGGAGGTGTAGGCGTGATAACAGTTCCCAAAAAGTCAGACACAACATATTTCAAGACCATGACTGACCTGGAAGCGCAGCCGGTCCTCTTCATCCCTGACGTCCACTTTGgcaacctgcagagggcaggacAG gtatTCACCTTCAACACAGAGGAGATCGAGCGAGAAGG GAGCGTGCTGGTGAAGAGAATGTTCAGGCCGTCGGATGAAGACTTGTGTCCGTCGCCGCAGAAACAGATCAAGGAGGAGACGCACAAGAGAG TGTTGCTGTACGTCCGCAAAGAGACAGACGAGGTGTTTGACGCGCTGATGCTCAAGTCCCCCACGCTCCGAGGCCTCATGGACGCG ataTCTGAGAAATACGGGGTGGCAGCCGAGAAGATCTCCAAAGTGtacaagaaaagcaaaaaagg cATCCTGGTCAACATGGATGACAACATCATCGAGCATTACTCCAACGAGGACACCTTCGTCCTTCACTTGGAGAGCCATGCCGACGCCTACAAGGTGACGCTGACGGAGATATGA
- the grhl2b gene encoding grainyhead-like transcription factor 2b isoform X2 translates to MSQETDNKRLVVVVPNESSFPAVRRAYTSEDEAWRSYLENPLTAATKAMMSINGDEDSANALGLLYDYYKVPKEKRLLPAPKVVEATEEQEKKSTLSSSGDMEALDNRVQVLKTVPVNLSLNTEQPDVKREQFAAAVALTSGEGGAPSVALVKAEGYAPVYMTGAGLHYRTDGEEPARVVYEQSPYEVTTVSHNSYAKEDQQSPPDSPFDEDRDAKYHTPSSLASDDFLFHQEGVDSFQYTLDATRSLRQKQGEGPMTYLNKGQFYAVTLNELSANKRLRHPISKVRSVIMVVFSEDKNRDEQLKYWKYWHSRQHTAKQRVLDIADYKESFNTIGNIEEIAYNAISFTWDVNEEAKIFITVNCLSTDFSSQKGVKGLPLMIQIDTYSYNNRSNKPLHRAYSQIKVFCDKGAERKIRDEERKLFRKKSKGKDGGVGVITVPKKSDTTYFKTMTDLEAQPVLFIPDVHFGNLQRAGQVFTFNTEEIEREGSVLVKRMFRPSDEDLCPSPQKQIKEETHKRVLLYVRKETDEVFDALMLKSPTLRGLMDAISEKYGVAAEKISKVYKKSKKGILVNMDDNIIEHYSNEDTFVLHLESHADAYKVTLTEI, encoded by the exons ATGTCACAGGAGACAGACAA CAAGCgtctggtggtggtggtccccAACGAGAGTTCCTTCCCGGCCGTGCGGCGGGCCTACACCAGTGAGGATGAGGCGTGGCGGTCGTACCTGGAGAACCCGCTGACGGCCGCCACCAAGGCCATGATGAGCATCAACGGCGACGAGGACAGCGCCAACGCCTTGGGCTTGCTCTATGACTACTACAAG GTTCCCAAGGAAAAGAGACTCCTGCCTGCTCCCAAAGTTGTGGAAGCAACTGAAGAACAGGAGAAAAA GTCTACGTTGTCTAGCAGCGGCGACATGGAGGCCCTGGACAACCGCGTCCAGGTCCTCAAGACCGTCCCCGTCAACCTGTCGCTCAACACGGAGCAACCTGATGTCAAACGTGAGCAATTCGCAGCGGCTGTGGCGCTGACCTCCGGAGAAGGAGgcgcgccctccgtggcactgGTGAAGGCCGAGGGGTACGCCCCCGTGTACATGACGGGTGCCGGGCTCCATTACCGGACGGACGGGGAGGAGCCGGCCAGGGTGGTGTACGAGCAGAGTCCCTACGAGGTGACCACCGTCAGTCACAACTCCTACGCCAAGGAGGACCAGCAGAGCCCGCCGGACAGCCCGTTTGATGAGGACAGGGATGCG AAGTACCACACGCCTTCTTCTCTGGCGTCAGACGACTTCTTATTCCACCAGGAGGGAGT TGACAGCTTCCAGTACACACTGGACGCCACGCGTTCGCTACGCCAGAAGCAGGGCGAGGGCCCCATGACGTACCTGAACAAGGGGCAGTTCTACGCCGTGACGCTGAACGAGCTCAGCGCCAACAAGCGCCTGCGTCACCCCATCAGCAAAGTTCGG AGCGTAATCATGGTGGTGTTCAGCGAGGACAAGAACCGGGACGAGCAGCTTAAATATTGGAAGTACTGGCACTCCCGGCAGCACACGGCCAAGCAGAGGGTCCTGGACATCG CCGATTACAAAGAGAGCTTCAACACCATCGGCAACATCGAGGAAATCGCCTACAACGCCATCTCCTTCACCTGGGACGTGAACGAAGAGGCCAAG ATCTTCATCACAGTCAACTGCCTGAGCACGGACTTCTCGTCGCAGAAGGGCGTCAAGGGTCTTCCTCTGATGATTCAGATCGACACGTACAGCTACAACAACCGCAGCAACAAGCCGCTGCACAGGGCCTACTCGCAGATCAAAGTCTTTTGCGACAAG GGAGCTGAGCGCAAAATTAGAGACGAGGAGAGAAAACTATTCCGCAAGAAGTCGAAAG GTAAAGATGGAGGTGTAGGCGTGATAACAGTTCCCAAAAAGTCAGACACAACATATTTCAAGACCATGACTGACCTGGAAGCGCAGCCGGTCCTCTTCATCCCTGACGTCCACTTTGgcaacctgcagagggcaggacAG gtatTCACCTTCAACACAGAGGAGATCGAGCGAGAAGG GAGCGTGCTGGTGAAGAGAATGTTCAGGCCGTCGGATGAAGACTTGTGTCCGTCGCCGCAGAAACAGATCAAGGAGGAGACGCACAAGAGAG TGTTGCTGTACGTCCGCAAAGAGACAGACGAGGTGTTTGACGCGCTGATGCTCAAGTCCCCCACGCTCCGAGGCCTCATGGACGCG ataTCTGAGAAATACGGGGTGGCAGCCGAGAAGATCTCCAAAGTGtacaagaaaagcaaaaaagg cATCCTGGTCAACATGGATGACAACATCATCGAGCATTACTCCAACGAGGACACCTTCGTCCTTCACTTGGAGAGCCATGCCGACGCCTACAAGGTGACGCTGACGGAGATATGA